In Drosophila simulans strain w501 chromosome X, Prin_Dsim_3.1, whole genome shotgun sequence, one DNA window encodes the following:
- the LOC6726507 gene encoding chondroadherin produces the protein MCNSWLVLIIALSVVVCLWNSQQTETSKSCPAECICLSQTQVLCNTGGLEQIPLRQLPATVENLALTKNNFPIIKPDSFAGLRALKKLSLDGNNITRIKQFAFRGLPRLKELSIQYTPLQMVAQFAFAGLQNLSTILLSHNQIQRIEGNAFAGTSNIKLILLTNNPLIRIDSSAFSSLTNVGHLILPSGIRSIEQDAFFGMDTVGLLKLAYMDLKEVAPFTFRGLSNVLLLTLQESDLGVICADAFTGLTQVETLQILNNKIDSIEELNFTSTAAIKHLKFFGNHVLETPDPNSIIVDGVEHLQLVSNHFPCGCHIHTLLDGPLAEGAHNLTDFLQKNYCISPLEVNGRVMSELDIDSIGRCSDQLTKGNLGSSAASLALGINSMLLIAVASCAEWRHVRLLANRLAQLLGHVAWRRRRKRRKGN, from the exons ATGTGCAATTCCTGGCTGGTGCTCATAATTGCGCTCTCCGTTGTCGTCTGCCTGTGGAACTCGCAACAAACCGAAACATCCAAATCATGCCCAGCCGAGTGCATCTGCTTGTCCCAGACTCAA GTGCTGTGTAACACCGGCGGCCTCGAGCAGATCCCGCTGCGCCAGCTGCCGGCGACGGTGGAGAACCTGGCGCTGACCAAGAACAACTTCCCGATCATCAAGCCGGACTCGTTCGCCGGGCTGCGGGCGCTGAAGAAGCTCTCGCTGGACGGGAACAACATCACGCGGATCAAGCAGTTCGCCTTCCGCGGACTGCCGCGCCTCAAGGAGCTCTCGATCCAGTACACGCCGCTGCAGATGGTGGCCCAGTTCGCGTTCGCCGGGCTGCAGAACCTGTCGACCATCCTGCTGAGCCACAACCAGATCCAGCGGATCGAGGGCAACGCCTTCGCGGGCACCTCGAACATCAAGCTGATCCTGCTGACCAACAATCCGTTGATCCGCATCGACAGCTCGGCCTTCTCCAGCCTGACCAACGTGGGCCACCTGATCCTGCCCTCGGGCATCCGCAGCATCGAGCAGGACGCCTTCTTCGGCATGGACACGGTGGGTCTGCTCAAGCTGGCCTACATGGACCTCAAGGAGGTGGCGCCCTTCACCTTCCGCGGCCTGTCGAATGTCCTGCTGCTCACGTTGCAGGAGTCGGATCTCGGGGTGATTTGTGCGGACGCCTTCACCGGACTCACCCAGGTGGAGACGCTGCAGATCCTGAACAACAAGATCGACTCGATCGAGGAGCTGAACTTCACCAGCACGGCGGCCATAAAGCACCTCAAGTTCTTTGGAAACCACGTGCTAGAGACTCCCGATCCCAACTCAATCATCGTCGACGGCGTGGAGCACCTGCAGCTGGTGAGCAACCACTTCCCCTGCGGCTGCCACATTCACACCCTGCTCGACGGCCCGCTGGCCGAGGGCGCCCACAACCTGACCGACTTTCTGCAGAAGAACTACTGCATCTCGCCGCTGGAGGTCAACGGTCGGGTGATGAGCGAGCTGGACATCGACTCCATCGGCCGCTGTTCCGACCAGCTGACCAAGGGTAATCTGGGCAGCTCAGCGGCCTCGCTGGCCCTCGGAATCAACTCGATGCTGCTTATCGCGGTCGCCAGTTGTGCGGAGTGGCGTCACGTCCGGCTGCTGGCCAACCGGCTGGCCCAGCTCCTAGGTCACGTGGCCTGGCGACGGCGCCGGAAAAGGCGAAAGGGCAATTAG